Proteins from a single region of Schistocerca gregaria isolate iqSchGreg1 chromosome 3, iqSchGreg1.2, whole genome shotgun sequence:
- the LOC126354149 gene encoding uncharacterized protein LOC126354149, whose product MMDNMHVCVLCLSIYFCFVSSVPIQNNDLTLEPRIDEQKQQLIQNKIKRSQSIVGDLLTSLGKNFAPQDPEMAKFESDSQSKKMFSAVQSFLINVLKPQPIVDTITEEEKYGNDGEKFARVGRTLVGGAETLTNFFASVVDVPMNVLKGFTRKASTVLSGIGTKLVGL is encoded by the exons atgatGGATAACATGCATGTCTGTGTGTTGTGCCTGAGCATTTACTTCTGTTTTGTGTCATCAGTTCCAATACAAAACAATGATCTCACATTGGAACCTAGAATTGATGAACAAAAACAACAGctgatacaaaataaaataaaaagaagccAG AGCATTGTTGGTGATCTACTAACATCTCTGGGTAAGAATTTTGCACCTCAAGATCCAGAGATGGCAAAGTTTGAATCAGACAGCCAGTCAAAGAAAATGTTTTCTGCAGTTCAGTCATTCCTTATCAATGTATTGAAG CCTCAACCCATAGTTGATACCATAACAGAAGAAGAAAAGTATGGGAATGATGGTGAAAAATTTGCAAGAGTTGGCAGAACTTTGGTAGGAGGAGCCGAGACACTAACTAATTTCTTTGCATCTGTAGTTGAT GTGCCAATGAATGTGTTGAAAGGATTCACCAGAAAGGCTTCAACTGTACTAAGTGGAATTGGGACAAAGCTTGTAGGACTATAA